In one Brassica oleracea var. oleracea cultivar TO1000 chromosome C9, BOL, whole genome shotgun sequence genomic region, the following are encoded:
- the LOC106315009 gene encoding uncharacterized protein LOC106315009, translated as MKGKGILYEDDDEPIKLVDRERSFVIKEFHMTLIGKILNPKKQNVEKLLQKMPSKWGLSERITANDIGNRKFLFNFMNEEDLNFVLRQGPFHFNFCMFVLVRWQPIVHDDYPWIVPFWVQLVGLPLHLWTDGNLRNIGGRFGHVDTLELAEGRMLIDIASRKPLKFSRNLEYKGDEVTLEIKYDKLFKHCTTCGMLSHEKEYCPTTDVRSRIQPMERRDVFSRVQAPQEQMARHHLGRHAQATSHHSSHNSMERDRSLAHNSNNQTPRYNDRYHNNGNNADDSGNQRESRGLQSRTDNRWHGNNGRSGHADRIIRDELSRGSRYGGSRSGLGPYDRPQATRWRAKPRPTDKDKGWTDKGKDDEAARANVSYGQSSRGLALVIHNPENKESSGPQGTKKIASAIVTPSRLDRPMEDNVTVRNKGETRALAFSPSGGQDPTTSDDQIIGALSDMELVEQSNDSMEEETERDDLLGVELMEMEGNNFHDDTAAKGAREDMRATRAKKHGSKRNAPLGIKNRKFEILRRGSPSKRSTSSRSHVEGGDKQRSRHATTVRDRAHSNVKYMRLWGSDHRPILADILTKPTRRSKKFKFDRRWLDNEELRQVILEGWKSPDLPPDATIMEHISSCRKALSEWRKQHNINSAKLVEELKEKVEGLYADDGATTEEIAAALKELTDALKAEEMFWKQKSRVFWLREGDKNTKFFHALTKQRRARNKITQLMDVNGNIVEDEEGLVAIATNYFRQIFESSIPEDIEEAISEVPAIKQN; from the exons ATGAAAGGGAAGGGAATCCTTTATGAGGACGACGATGAACCGATCAAGCTTGTGGATCGCGAGAGATCTTTCGTCATCAAGGAGTTTCACATGACTCTAATAGGAAAGATCCTTAATCCAAAGAAACAGAATGTGGAGAAGCTGCTACAAAAGATGCCGTCCAAATGGGGACTGTCTGAGCGAATTACAGCAAATGATATTGGAAATAGAAAGTTCTTGTTCAACTTTATGAATGAGGAAGACCTGAACTTTGTCCTTAGACAAGGTCCTTTCCATTTTAACTTCTGTATGTTTGTATTGGTTCGCTGGCAACCGATAGTACATGATGATTACCCATGGATTGTGCCTTTTTGGGTTCAGCTCGTTGGCTTGCCATTACATCTATGGACTGATGGCAATCTTCGAAACATTGGAGGACGATTTGGGCACGTTGATACGTTGGAGCTAGCTGAGGGTCGTATGCTCATTGATATTGCCTCTCGCAAGCCTCTGAAGTTCTCAAGGAATCTGGAATACAAAGGAGACGAAGTGACTCTCGAGATCAAATATGATAAGTTGTTTAAACACTGTACAACTTGCGGTATGCTTTCTCATGAGAAGGAATACTGCCCAACTACTGATGTTAGATCACGGATTCAGCCTATGGAACGGCGTGATGTCTTCTCGCGAGTGCAGGCGCCCCAGGAACAGATGGCTCGTCACCATCTGGGCCGTCATGCACAGGCAACAAGTCATCACTCTTCGCATAATTCGATGGAGAGGGATCGGTCTCTTGCTCACAACTCTAACAATCAGACACCGAGGTATAATGATCGTTACCATAATAACGGAAATAATGCGGATGATAGTGGTAATCAACGCGAGTCACGTGGGCTGCAATCACGTACTGATAATCGTTGGCACGGAAACAATGGAAGGAGTGGTCATGCAGACCGAATCATCCGAGATGAGCTCTCGAGAGGCTCTCGCTATGGAGGGTCTCGGAGTGGTTTGGGTCCTTATGACCGTCCACAGGCCACAAGATGGAGAGCAAAACCCAGGCCAACGGACAAGGATAAAGGTTGGACTGATAAGGGCAAGGATGATGAAGCTGCTCGGGCGAATGTTTCTTATGGACAATCGTCTCGGGGATTGGCTCTTGTAATACACAATCCCGAGAACAAGGAAAGTAGTGGGCCTCAAGGTACAAAGAAGATAGCAAGTGCTATTGTTACACCCTCGCGACTGGACCGTCCTATGGAGGACAATGTGACTGTCAGGAATAAAGGTGAAACTAGGGCTTTAGCTTTCTCTCCATCAGGTGGACAGGATCCTACTACTTCTGATGATCAGATCATTGGGGCATTAAGTGATATGGAATTGGTGGAACAATCGAATGACAGCATGGAAGAGGAAACAGAAAGAGATGACCTCTTAGGTGTCGAGCTCATGGAAATGGAAGGCAATAATTTTCATGATGATACCGCGGCCAAGGGAGCTAGAGAAGACATGAGGGCCACGAGGGCCAAGAAACATGGAAGCAAACGTAATGCCCCTTTGGGCATTAAGAATAGGAAGTTTGAGATCCTTCGTAGGGGGTCTCCAAGTAAGCGCTCGACGTCTTCTCGATCACACGTCGAGGGGGGTGATAAGCAACGAAGTAGACATGCAACAACAGTG AGGGATAGGGCACATTCTAATGTGAAGTACATGAGACTATGGGGATCAGACCATCGGCCGATTCTCGCAGATATACTCACAAAGCCAACGAGGAGATCAAAAAAATTTAAATTCGACAGAAGATGGCTAGACAATGAAGAATTAAGGCAAGTCATTCTGGAGGGATGGAAATCTCCTGATCTTCCCCCCGATGCGACTATAATGGAACATATCTCCAGCTGCCGAAAAGCCTTAAGTGAGTGGAGGAAGCAACATAATATTAACTCGGCGAAGCTAGTGGAGGAGTTAAAGGAGAAAGTTGAGGGCTTATACGCAGACGATGGTGCGACGACTGAGGAAATTGCTGCAGCGCTGAAGGAACTCACTGATGCTCTTAAAGCAGAAGAAATGTTCTGGAAACAGAAGAGTAGAGTGTTTTGGCTAAGAGAGGGTGATAAAAACACAAAATTCTTCCATGCCTTAACGAAGCAAAGAAGAGCAAGGAACAAAATCACGCAGCTTATGGATGTAAATGGTAACATAGTTGAGGATGAGGAAGGACTGGTAGCCATTGCTACCAACTACTTTCGGCAAATCTTCGAGTCTTCTATTCCAGAAGACATTGAAGAGGCGATATCTGAAGTTCCTGCGATAAAACAAAATTAA
- the LOC106314024 gene encoding cytochrome P450 81F1, protein MDYILLLLPLVLFLLAYRFLFSSKSFNLPPGPTPFPIVGNLHLVKPPVHRLFRRFADKYGDIFSLRYGSRQVVVISSLPLVRECFTGQNDVILTNRPHFLTAKYVAYDYTTVGTAAYGDHWRNLRRICSLEILSSNRLTGFLSVRKDEIRRLLTKLSREHNGRVVELEPLLADLTFNNIVRMVTGRRYYGDQVHNKEEANLFKKLVTQINDNSGASHPGDYLPILKVFGHGYEKKVKALGEAMDTFLQRLLDDCRRDGESNTMLSHLLSLQVDQPKYYSDVIIKGLMLSMMLAGTDTAAVTLEWAMASLLKNPEVLKKAKAEIDDKIGHERLVDEPDILNLPYLQNIVSETFRLCPAAPLLVPRSPSEDLKIGGYDIPRGTIVLVNSWAIHRDPRLWDEPERFMPERFEDKEAANSNKLMMFGNGRRTCPGAALGQRMVSLALGSLIQCFDWEKVKGEEIDMTENPGMAMRKLVPLRAVCHQRPIMTNLLA, encoded by the exons ATGGATTACATTTTGCTCTTATTGCCACTCGTATTGTTTCTACTAGCTTACAGATTCTTATTCTCATCTAAGAGTTTCAATCTTCCACCAGGACCAACTCCCTTTCCCATCGTCGGCAACCTCCACCTCGTGAAACCACCGGTGCACCGTCTCTTCCGTCGTTTCGCGGACAAGTACGGTGACATCTTCTCCCTTCGTTACGGCTCTCGCCAAGTCGTCGTGATCTCTTCCTTGCCCCTCGTCAGAGAATGCTTTACTGGTCAGAACGACGTTATTTTAACGAATCGACCGCATTTTCTGACCGCAAAGTACGTTGCTTACGACTACACCACGGTCGGAACCGCCGCTTATGGCGACCACTGGCGTAACCTCCGCCGTATTTGCTCTCTTGAGATCCTTTCCTCTAACCGTCTTACTGGCTTCCTCTCCGTTCGTAAAGATGAGATCCGACGGTTGCTCACGAAACTCTCACGTGAGCATAATGGCCGTGTCGTTGAGCTTGAGCCTCTTCTTGCAGATTTGACGTTTAATAATATTGTCCGTATGGTCACTGGGAGACGTTACTACGGAGACCAG GTTCACAACAAGGAAGAAGCGAACCTATTCAAGAAGTTAGTGACGCAGATCAACGACAACAGTGGTGCGAGCCATCCAGGAGATTATTTACCAATTCTCAAAGTTTTCGGACACGGATACGAGAAGAAAGTGAAAGCACTCGGCGAAGCCATGGACACTTTCTTGCAGCGTCTGCTCGACGATTGCCGAAGAGATGGAGAGAGCAACACAATGCTTAGTCATTTGTTGTCTTTACAAGTAGACCAACCCAAGTATTACAGTGACGTAATCATCAAAGGCCTCATGCTC AGTATGATGCTTGCGGGGACGGATACTGCAGCCGTGACACTAGAATGGGCGATGGCGAGTTTGTTGAAAAATCCTGAAGTGTTGAAGAAGGCGAAAGCCGAGATAGATGATAAGATTGGACATGAACGTTTGGTCGACGAACCGGACATTTTGAATCTCCCTTATCTCCAAAACATAGTTTCCGAGACCTTCCGGTTGTGTCCAGCAGCACCACTCCTTGTCCCACGTTCTCCTTCTGAAGACCTCAAGATTGGCGGATACGACATACCGCGTGGCACCATCGTACTAGTGAATTCTTGGGCCATCCATAGAGATCCAAGGCTTTGGGATGAGCCTGAGAGGTTCATGCCAGAGCGGTTTGAGGACAAAGAAGCTGCCAATAGTAATAAGCTTATGATGTTTGGGAACGGACGAAGGACGTGTCCCGGTGCGGCTTTGGGTCAGAGGATGGTGTCGTTGGCTTTAGGATCGTTGATTCAATGCTTTGACTGGGAAAAAGTCAAGGGTGAGGAAATTGATATGACCGAAAATCCTGGAATGGCTATGCGTAAGCTCGTGCCGTTACGAGCCGTTTGCCATCAGCGTCCCATTATGACTAATCTTCTGGCTTAA
- the LOC106316466 gene encoding uncharacterized protein LOC106316466 yields MGDTSFLDRMLLQLRSTCKYYSGYPKDLGPSRVIHFTSEREFVQLLHQGYPVVVAFTIRSNYTQHLDRMLEEAAAEFYPNIKFMRVECPKYPGFCITRQKSEYPFIEIFHSPQQAGNEGKVQDPNVTRYSVKVVPYNYDMSPYGFREFFKRQGVRTSDPK; encoded by the exons ATGGGAGATACTTCATTTCTCGATAGAATGCTTCTCCAGCTTCGCTCCACTTGCAA GTACTACAGTGGTTACCCTAAGGATCTTGGGCCATCGCGTGTTATCCATTTTACATCAGAAAGAGAGTTTGTCCAGCTTCTTCACCAAGGCTATCCTGTCGTTGTCGCATTCACCATTAG AAGCAACTACACACAACATCTTGACCGGATGCTTGAGGAAGCTGCTGCTGAGTTCTATCCCAACATCAAGTTCATGCGT GTTGAGTGCCCCAAGTATCCCGGGTTCTGCATTACTCGCCAGAAAAGTGAATATCCCTTCATTGAGATATTCCATAGCCCACAACAA GCTGGTAATGAAGGAAAGGTACAGGATCCAAATGTCACCCGCTATTCTGTGAAAGTCGTACCT TACAATTATGACATGAGTCCTTATGGGTTCAGAGAGTTCTTCAAGCGCCAGGGAGTTCGTACTTCGGATCCGAAGTGA